Proteins from a genomic interval of Flammeovirgaceae bacterium SG7u.111:
- a CDS encoding response regulator — MIPNVMCIEDDPTTLMLSKFIFTTEDFCKTFIEIGNGKIAYDYFEEYSTQPGTDKVVPNLIFLDLNMPVMGGWEFIEEMESKYPELLSQLKIIVLSSSVDPSDQELSQENRYVLDFFDKPLTKELLNQLKKSDLFKEYFP, encoded by the coding sequence ATGATTCCGAACGTAATGTGCATTGAAGACGACCCAACTACGTTGATGTTGTCCAAATTTATTTTTACAACTGAAGACTTTTGTAAAACCTTTATTGAGATAGGAAATGGGAAAATTGCCTACGACTATTTTGAAGAATACAGTACCCAGCCCGGCACCGACAAAGTGGTCCCCAACCTGATTTTCTTAGACCTGAATATGCCCGTGATGGGAGGATGGGAGTTTATCGAGGAAATGGAATCAAAATACCCAGAGCTGCTCAGCCAATTGAAGATCATTGTCCTTTCCTCTAGCGTGGATCCAAGTGATCAGGAGTTGTCTCAGGAAAACCGCTATGTATTAGATTTTTTTGACAAACCACTAACCAAAGAACTCCTCAACCAGCTCAAAAAATCAGACCTTTTTAAAGAATATTTCCCCTAA
- a CDS encoding PAS domain S-box protein — protein sequence MSFQKIIGEIDDYAILLLNTEGIIENWNSGAEKIKGYTADEIIGKSFTNFYSKKDQEDQKPQKLLEKAFTQGKASDEGWRVRKNGSSFWASTTITAVHDDDGKVVGFTKVTRDLTLFKAEEHLTKVNNRFKVATEAARIGIWDWDIITNKIIWDDIMFEIYQVNKASFTGSFSDWEARAHPEDLERIKQEIMFAIENKKVYNTEFRIICPDKSIRYIKASGGVQFDLEGNPIRMVGSNWDISPQKYAEIQTTASKEKYKALIDNSPNACFLSTLEGNFLDANPVACDMFGYTQEEFKSLQLIQIVDTGDQRVSKYIRQLKREGRVKGDIIGIRKNNHRFLLEVAAVLYKDTISGKERVNLVMTDISDRKKIDRLFNDTNQLARVGGWEIDMLNNTIYWSEVTKEIHEVAVDFEPSLETAINFYKVGKSRELISNAVNECVTNATPFDLELQIITANGKEKWVRAMGKAEFIDGKVIRIFGAFQDIDEKRLIIQQLEKSKQEYQSLFSQNPDAVYALDREGHLLSFNEKLSALSETPAEKLKTMTFTSFCAPEDLDRVMGHFDEVWEGKPQNYELGIITSKGNKLALNMTNMPIVVDGNIIGVYSIAKDITELKTADFELKQSRENLQKIMDHSLDIICTINKEGEFVQVSAASKQILGYTPEELIGIPFINLVYKEDQAITEKEAKNIIAGTATTNFENRYVRKDGKLVPIIWSVIWDNNDELFYSIAKDASATKKAESLLMESEKKVKDLARNVPGVVFQMCVEKDGNTYFTHVSDKMEEIFGFSSSITPQEWSAQIPEGEREDFYSSTAKTIADLSDWDYEGRIICGNGNIKWFQGKSVPLKVDDNIILNGIMLDITKRKKVELEREHLIQELSKNNTELKQFSYITSHNLRAPITNLIGIHNLLDTTKIEDKKTQMLIDGLSSSTKQLNETLNDLINILIIKENTNLDPESVGVAASLKRVTSSISSFIEQSETEINTDFEEIDKVQFNKEYLDSILLNLITNSIKYAHPERQPKIVIRTRKKAGKVQLTVQDNGLGLNMEKVKGKIFGLYQRFHNHANSKGIGLYLVHSQVTSLGGTIEVASEENIGSTFIITFK from the coding sequence TTGAGCTTTCAAAAAATCATCGGTGAAATTGATGATTATGCGATCTTATTGCTCAATACAGAGGGGATAATAGAAAACTGGAACTCAGGAGCAGAAAAAATAAAAGGCTACACTGCTGACGAAATAATAGGAAAAAGTTTTACTAACTTTTATTCTAAAAAAGACCAAGAGGATCAAAAACCTCAAAAGCTTTTAGAAAAAGCCTTCACCCAAGGCAAAGCATCCGATGAAGGATGGAGAGTAAGAAAAAATGGGTCTTCTTTTTGGGCAAGTACAACTATTACAGCCGTTCATGATGATGACGGTAAGGTCGTCGGCTTCACCAAAGTTACAAGAGACCTTACCCTATTTAAAGCTGAAGAACACCTTACCAAGGTAAATAACAGGTTCAAGGTAGCTACAGAAGCAGCCAGAATAGGCATCTGGGATTGGGATATTATAACGAATAAGATTATTTGGGATGATATCATGTTTGAAATTTACCAAGTGAACAAGGCTTCATTTACCGGATCTTTTTCAGATTGGGAAGCAAGAGCACACCCAGAAGATTTGGAAAGAATCAAGCAAGAAATAATGTTCGCAATTGAGAACAAAAAAGTATATAATACAGAATTTAGAATAATATGTCCGGACAAATCCATTAGGTATATCAAAGCGAGTGGAGGAGTGCAGTTTGACCTGGAAGGCAACCCCATCAGGATGGTAGGATCAAACTGGGACATAAGCCCTCAAAAGTATGCAGAAATACAAACTACTGCCAGTAAAGAAAAATATAAGGCGTTAATTGACAACTCCCCAAATGCTTGTTTTTTAAGTACGTTAGAAGGAAACTTTCTCGATGCCAACCCTGTAGCATGTGACATGTTTGGTTACACCCAAGAGGAATTCAAATCACTTCAGTTGATCCAAATAGTAGATACTGGAGACCAACGGGTATCAAAATATATTAGACAGCTCAAAAGAGAAGGCAGGGTTAAAGGAGATATTATTGGTATTAGAAAAAACAACCACCGGTTTCTCTTAGAAGTAGCAGCCGTTTTGTACAAAGACACTATTTCTGGCAAAGAAAGGGTCAACCTCGTGATGACTGATATTTCTGACCGGAAAAAAATAGATCGGCTGTTTAATGATACCAACCAATTGGCAAGGGTTGGAGGTTGGGAAATAGACATGCTCAACAATACAATCTATTGGTCCGAAGTCACTAAGGAAATTCATGAGGTCGCAGTTGATTTTGAACCTAGTCTTGAAACTGCCATCAACTTTTACAAGGTAGGTAAGAGTCGTGAATTAATCTCCAACGCTGTGAATGAGTGTGTGACGAATGCTACGCCATTTGATCTAGAATTACAGATAATAACTGCCAATGGAAAAGAAAAATGGGTCCGGGCAATGGGAAAAGCGGAATTTATAGATGGAAAAGTCATCCGAATTTTTGGTGCCTTTCAAGATATTGACGAAAAAAGGCTAATCATTCAACAGCTTGAAAAAAGCAAACAAGAATACCAATCACTTTTCAGTCAAAACCCCGATGCAGTATATGCACTTGATAGAGAAGGCCATCTCCTTTCTTTCAACGAAAAACTTTCTGCCCTTTCCGAAACGCCTGCTGAGAAGTTGAAAACCATGACCTTCACCTCCTTCTGCGCACCTGAAGATTTAGACCGGGTAATGGGTCATTTTGACGAAGTGTGGGAAGGAAAACCTCAAAACTATGAGCTTGGCATCATCACCAGTAAGGGCAACAAACTAGCTCTGAATATGACGAACATGCCGATCGTGGTTGATGGTAATATTATTGGGGTGTATAGCATAGCCAAAGATATTACAGAGCTAAAAACAGCAGATTTCGAGTTAAAACAAAGCCGGGAAAACCTCCAAAAAATAATGGACCATTCACTCGATATTATTTGTACTATAAACAAAGAAGGCGAATTTGTCCAAGTAAGTGCTGCTTCCAAACAAATCCTAGGGTATACTCCCGAAGAGCTGATAGGAATTCCGTTCATCAACCTTGTATACAAAGAAGATCAAGCCATTACAGAGAAAGAGGCAAAGAATATTATAGCAGGAACAGCTACCACTAATTTTGAAAATAGATACGTAAGAAAGGACGGAAAACTTGTACCTATTATCTGGTCGGTGATTTGGGATAACAACGATGAGCTATTTTATAGTATAGCTAAAGATGCTTCAGCAACCAAGAAAGCTGAAAGCCTTTTAATGGAAAGTGAGAAAAAGGTAAAAGACCTTGCCAGAAATGTTCCTGGTGTAGTTTTCCAAATGTGTGTGGAAAAGGATGGCAATACTTATTTTACACACGTTAGCGATAAAATGGAAGAAATTTTCGGGTTTTCCTCCAGCATTACACCCCAAGAGTGGTCTGCTCAAATACCTGAAGGTGAAAGAGAAGATTTTTATAGTTCTACAGCAAAAACAATAGCTGATTTGAGCGACTGGGATTATGAGGGAAGGATAATTTGCGGAAATGGTAACATTAAGTGGTTTCAAGGGAAATCTGTTCCGCTGAAAGTCGATGATAACATCATTTTAAATGGAATAATGCTCGATATTACCAAACGAAAAAAAGTAGAATTAGAAAGAGAACATCTCATTCAGGAATTGTCCAAGAACAATACTGAACTGAAGCAATTTTCCTACATAACTTCCCACAACTTACGAGCACCAATCACCAACCTTATAGGCATCCATAATTTACTAGATACAACTAAAATAGAGGATAAGAAAACGCAAATGCTAATAGATGGACTTAGCTCCTCTACCAAGCAACTGAACGAGACATTAAATGACTTGATCAACATTCTCATCATTAAAGAAAACACCAACCTAGACCCTGAAAGTGTAGGTGTGGCAGCAAGTTTAAAAAGGGTAACCAGTTCTATTTCTTCTTTCATAGAACAGTCTGAAACAGAAATAAATACCGATTTTGAAGAAATCGACAAAGTTCAATTCAACAAAGAATACTTAGATAGTATTCTACTTAACCTAATCACCAATTCCATAAAATATGCCCATCCCGAAAGGCAACCTAAAATTGTTATTAGAACAAGGAAAAAAGCTGGAAAAGTACAGCTCACCGTCCAAGACAACGGACTGGGTTTAAATATGGAAAAAGTCAAAGGCAAAATTTTTGGATTGTACCAACGCTTCCACAACCACGCAAACAGCAAGGGAATTGGCTTGTACCTTGTTCATTCTCAAGTAACTTCATTAGGCGGGACTATAGAAGTTGCCAGTGAAGAAAATATTGGGTCAACATTCATTATTACTTTTAAATAA
- a CDS encoding cyclic nucleotide-binding domain-containing protein: MKQFFSQIHKVNDRVMDEYISHWSGYTVPKKTVMTAPGETERYWYYVLEGIQKSYYLNGDKQHVIAFTYPPSFSGIPESVLTQSPSKYYLETITNSRFLRIPYEKHVQLMEEHREIETLFRKATELFLVGILERYYELMAFDIESRFKAFVKRSPHLLNMVSQKDLASYLRIDPTNFSKLVNSLHI; this comes from the coding sequence ATGAAACAATTCTTTTCCCAAATACACAAAGTAAATGACCGGGTGATGGACGAATATATTTCCCATTGGTCGGGATATACTGTGCCCAAAAAGACGGTGATGACCGCACCAGGTGAAACGGAGCGATATTGGTATTATGTGCTGGAGGGGATTCAAAAGTCTTATTATCTCAATGGGGACAAGCAACATGTCATTGCCTTTACTTATCCCCCTTCGTTTAGCGGAATTCCCGAATCGGTATTGACCCAAAGCCCATCTAAGTACTATTTGGAGACTATTACCAATAGCAGATTCCTTCGCATTCCTTATGAAAAACATGTACAACTGATGGAAGAACACCGCGAAATAGAAACCTTGTTCCGAAAAGCGACGGAGCTTTTTTTAGTGGGAATACTGGAGCGGTATTATGAACTGATGGCGTTCGATATAGAATCACGGTTCAAAGCATTTGTGAAGCGCAGCCCTCATTTGCTGAACATGGTTTCGCAAAAAGACCTTGCGTCCTACTTGCGGATAGATCCCACCAACTTTAGCAAACTGGTGAATAGCCTACACATCTGA
- a CDS encoding DinB family protein, producing the protein MKNWTSQLDNTTQEFQQSFSALSGEELNWKPSPDTWSIAQNIDHLIVINQSYFSALSELRAGRYKLPFIAKFGFLVSYLGKFILNASKPDRKKKIKTFAIWEPANSQLPTDVLARFAAHQELLKREIEASAGLVAKGAVLCSPANQNIVYKLEAAFDIIVAHEQRHLAQAKEVLGLMKEEVV; encoded by the coding sequence ATGAAAAACTGGACAAGTCAACTAGATAATACAACTCAAGAGTTCCAACAGAGTTTTAGTGCATTATCAGGTGAAGAGCTTAACTGGAAACCCAGCCCCGATACTTGGAGCATCGCCCAAAATATTGATCACCTTATCGTCATCAACCAAAGCTATTTTTCCGCACTTTCCGAGCTGAGGGCAGGAAGGTACAAGCTTCCGTTTATAGCTAAATTCGGATTTTTAGTTTCTTATTTAGGAAAGTTTATCCTCAATGCTTCCAAGCCAGACCGAAAGAAGAAGATTAAGACATTTGCCATTTGGGAACCGGCTAACAGCCAATTGCCTACCGATGTATTAGCTCGGTTTGCAGCACACCAAGAGTTGCTAAAAAGAGAAATAGAAGCATCGGCTGGGTTGGTAGCAAAAGGCGCAGTTTTATGTTCCCCTGCAAACCAAAACATCGTTTATAAACTTGAAGCGGCTTTCGATATCATTGTAGCCCACGAGCAAAGGCATTTGGCACAAGCCAAAGAAGTGTTGGGGCTGATGAAAGAAGAGGTGGTTTGA
- a CDS encoding type 1 glutamine amidotransferase domain-containing protein → MSKKRAIIKWSLIVILSLIVCVVSFGFWFVSLLPSNAGSSNLNDTRPTDLPYLSQQDTVSRGNILVVVTSCSTMGDNGKPTGYELTELSRAYYVFQANGFEVTIASPLGGKPPVIIDKDDMGKFDYAFLNDTTAQRKVSNSIAIEKVNPEEFRAVYFAGGKGAMFDFPENTTIQSLVSEYYQTGKVVGAVCHGPAALVNATLSDGRPLLTNKTVSSFTNTEELFLIPDAETIFPFLLQDKLEEKGAQFSDGHMYLKNVCKDGNLVTGQNPWSTWAVAELMVQQLGYTPAKRVITPEENTIELLTSYQNQGYGAAKAKALELLGKEPKSVDRMLLAMHSIVAAMQFDLGKFVDLLRLLAAIKNQLGE, encoded by the coding sequence ATGTCTAAAAAAAGAGCGATCATCAAATGGTCATTGATTGTAATTCTCAGCCTAATTGTATGTGTAGTTTCATTTGGGTTTTGGTTCGTAAGCCTGCTTCCTTCAAATGCAGGAAGCTCAAACCTAAATGATACCCGACCCACCGACCTCCCCTACCTCAGCCAGCAAGACACTGTTTCTAGGGGAAATATCCTTGTAGTAGTAACAAGTTGCAGCACCATGGGCGATAACGGGAAGCCAACTGGCTACGAACTCACAGAACTGTCCCGTGCCTATTATGTATTCCAAGCCAATGGCTTTGAAGTAACTATAGCCAGCCCGCTTGGAGGGAAGCCCCCAGTCATTATCGATAAAGACGACATGGGAAAGTTTGACTATGCATTTTTGAACGATACCACAGCCCAACGAAAGGTCAGTAATAGCATAGCTATAGAAAAAGTCAATCCCGAGGAGTTCCGAGCTGTCTATTTTGCGGGTGGAAAAGGAGCTATGTTCGACTTTCCAGAAAACACCACTATCCAGTCCCTTGTGAGCGAATATTACCAAACTGGAAAAGTAGTTGGGGCAGTGTGCCATGGACCTGCCGCCTTGGTAAATGCTACCCTTTCCGATGGTCGCCCGCTGCTGACCAACAAAACAGTAAGCAGCTTTACCAACACCGAAGAACTGTTCCTGATCCCTGATGCTGAAACCATATTCCCCTTTCTGTTACAAGATAAATTGGAAGAAAAAGGAGCGCAGTTCAGCGATGGGCACATGTACTTGAAAAATGTCTGTAAAGATGGAAATTTAGTCACTGGGCAAAATCCTTGGTCTACTTGGGCTGTAGCAGAGCTTATGGTGCAGCAACTTGGTTATACCCCCGCCAAACGAGTGATAACTCCCGAGGAAAACACCATTGAGCTCTTAACTTCCTATCAGAACCAAGGATACGGAGCAGCCAAAGCAAAAGCGCTAGAGCTATTGGGAAAAGAACCAAAATCGGTAGATAGAATGCTACTAGCCATGCACAGCATAGTTGCCGCAATGCAGTTTGACCTTGGAAAATTCGTTGACCTGCTCCGCTTGCTAGCAGCTATTAAGAACCAGTTGGGGGAATAA
- a CDS encoding helix-turn-helix domain-containing protein produces the protein MSLLLIVLSFRVGKSVFLEFTEDLDIKFIFTGLATLMAIGPLFYLYTRSLLDKSFQIKKAHLLHFIPTFVGLLFGIWIPDSAFNTFPKVFFLLLFITYYLHYLVYLLISYSQISKGKKEGISSNTYALLRLLFVGLLAIWLVYVLNLFDEFIPYIVGPVLYTLIAYLISFIVIHKGYLDDSTKYKTTPVTDDKLDSTYQQVLHLVVDESQFKDADITLKSLSAKLNISPQVLSMVVNKKSNKNFNAFINHYRVAEAIKMFRQEQFDNYTITAIAYEVGFNSISSFNTAFKKNTGKTPLVFRKELLK, from the coding sequence TTGAGTCTCTTGCTAATCGTCCTTTCTTTTAGGGTGGGCAAATCTGTTTTTCTAGAGTTTACCGAGGACTTAGATATCAAGTTCATTTTTACAGGCTTGGCAACCCTAATGGCCATAGGCCCTCTTTTTTACTTGTACACACGCTCGTTACTTGACAAGTCTTTCCAAATCAAAAAAGCTCATTTGCTGCACTTTATCCCTACCTTTGTAGGGCTGCTCTTTGGCATTTGGATACCAGATTCCGCCTTCAATACCTTCCCCAAGGTCTTCTTCCTCCTTTTGTTCATCACCTACTACTTGCATTACCTTGTGTACTTGCTCATCAGCTATTCACAGATTTCCAAAGGAAAGAAGGAAGGGATAAGTAGCAATACCTATGCGCTGCTTCGCCTACTATTTGTGGGTTTGCTGGCAATATGGCTTGTGTATGTGCTGAACCTTTTTGACGAGTTTATTCCCTACATTGTAGGACCAGTTCTTTATACCTTAATTGCCTACCTAATCAGTTTCATTGTGATCCATAAAGGATACTTGGATGACAGTACTAAGTACAAGACCACCCCTGTCACCGACGATAAGCTTGATAGCACCTACCAACAAGTGCTACACCTAGTGGTAGATGAAAGCCAATTCAAAGATGCCGATATCACACTCAAATCACTAAGCGCAAAGTTGAATATAAGCCCACAGGTGCTTTCCATGGTGGTCAATAAAAAGAGCAACAAAAACTTCAATGCCTTCATCAACCACTACAGGGTGGCTGAGGCTATCAAAATGTTCCGGCAAGAGCAGTTTGATAATTATACAATTACCGCCATCGCTTATGAAGTCGGGTTCAACAGCATTTCCAGTTTTAACACCGCCTTCAAGAAAAATACAGGAAAAACCCCTTTAGTCTTCCGAAAAGAGCTTTTGAAATGA
- a CDS encoding Dabb family protein — MKTYTFLFFAFLLVSSCAEKAEETTTETTETMETAKKQLRHVVLFKLKDSTTTADIEKVKTAFAALPSQIEEIKGFEWGLNNSSEGLDKGYTHCFLLTFDSEEGRAAYLPHPAHKAFGDILTPYLEDVLVVDYWTTD, encoded by the coding sequence ATGAAAACGTATACCTTCTTGTTTTTTGCCTTCTTGTTAGTTAGTAGCTGTGCCGAAAAAGCAGAGGAAACAACAACTGAAACCACAGAAACTATGGAAACAGCTAAAAAGCAACTACGCCACGTGGTTCTATTCAAGCTCAAAGACTCTACCACTACTGCCGATATCGAAAAGGTAAAAACAGCCTTTGCGGCTCTTCCTTCTCAAATCGAAGAAATAAAAGGATTTGAATGGGGGTTAAACAATAGCTCAGAAGGATTAGACAAAGGGTACACCCATTGCTTTCTGCTAACATTTGATAGTGAAGAAGGCAGAGCGGCTTATCTCCCACACCCTGCACACAAAGCTTTCGGAGATATATTGACTCCTTACTTGGAAGATGTATTGGTAGTAGATTATTGGACTACGGACTAA
- a CDS encoding cellulase family glycosylhydrolase: MKMKMNFKYLFILILSLFLATLGFAQLPKISVDGNKLVKEDGTQIVFRGLNASDPGKLDKEGHWNLAYFQEAKKWGANIIRFPVHPVRWRSYGEEEYIKLLDKGVEWATEVGLHVIIDWHSIGNLRTGLYQADMYDTDLQETYRFWRAMARHYKGNTTIAFFELYNEPTLYHGELGTCTWEQWKGMMEEIIGIVRANGSEAIPLVAGFNWAYDLSVVKNNPIDAEGIAYVSHPYPQKREKPWEDKWTADWGFVAEKYPLILTEVGFCGPNERGAHQPVISDESYGDALVKYCDDRDISYLVWVFDPSWSPMMFYDWTFKPTPQGTYFKKVLQGYKY; the protein is encoded by the coding sequence ATGAAGATGAAAATGAATTTTAAATACTTGTTTATCTTAATACTATCCCTCTTTCTCGCTACCCTTGGCTTTGCCCAGCTACCTAAAATAAGCGTGGATGGCAATAAGCTTGTGAAAGAAGACGGAACACAGATTGTTTTTAGAGGATTAAATGCCAGTGACCCAGGTAAGTTGGATAAGGAAGGCCACTGGAACTTAGCCTATTTCCAAGAAGCTAAAAAATGGGGCGCGAATATCATTAGGTTCCCGGTACACCCAGTGAGGTGGCGCTCGTACGGTGAGGAAGAATACATCAAGCTGCTGGACAAGGGGGTTGAATGGGCCACCGAGGTTGGGCTTCACGTCATCATCGACTGGCACAGCATCGGAAATTTGCGGACAGGGCTGTACCAGGCAGATATGTACGATACCGACTTGCAAGAGACCTACCGCTTCTGGAGAGCGATGGCACGCCATTACAAAGGAAACACTACGATTGCCTTTTTTGAATTGTACAACGAACCAACACTTTACCACGGCGAATTGGGCACATGCACTTGGGAGCAATGGAAAGGAATGATGGAGGAAATCATCGGGATTGTTCGTGCCAATGGCTCAGAGGCCATCCCGCTAGTAGCAGGGTTTAACTGGGCATATGACCTGAGCGTGGTAAAAAACAACCCAATTGATGCCGAAGGGATTGCGTATGTCAGCCATCCATACCCTCAGAAAAGGGAAAAGCCATGGGAAGACAAATGGACTGCCGACTGGGGATTTGTTGCAGAAAAATATCCCTTAATACTGACCGAGGTTGGCTTTTGTGGCCCCAACGAAAGGGGAGCTCACCAACCGGTTATTAGCGATGAGTCTTACGGTGATGCACTTGTGAAATATTGCGACGACAGGGATATTTCCTACCTAGTTTGGGTATTTGACCCTAGCTGGTCTCCCATGATGTTTTACGATTGGACTTTTAAGCCTACACCACAAGGGACATATTTCAAAAAAGTGCTGCAAGGATATAAATATTAG